The following coding sequences are from one Methanomassiliicoccales archaeon window:
- the rplW gene encoding 50S ribosomal protein L23, with protein sequence MARKVLLYPYVTEKTMNYMTGTPTQDFTDGNKIVFIVDRFANKAQIKVAFEEYFEVKVDKVWTKIAKDGKHATIKLAEGYSAEDIGMRIGVF encoded by the coding sequence ATGGCCAGAAAGGTACTGCTTTATCCATATGTGACGGAAAAGACCATGAACTACATGACCGGCACGCCTACCCAGGATTTCACGGACGGGAACAAGATAGTTTTCATCGTGGACCGCTTCGCCAACAAGGCGCAGATCAAGGTAGCTTTCGAAGAATACTTCGAGGTCAAGGTAGACAAGGTCTGGACCAAGATAGCCAAGGATGGCAAGCACGCCACAATAAAGCTAGCTGAAGGATACTCTGCCGAGGACATCGGTATGAGGATAGGAGTCTTCTGA
- a CDS encoding archaeosine biosynthesis radical SAM protein RaSEA: protein MKNLDLNRPVTIWKEDDVVDGKKEKALVAIFRTRGCHWSRKCGCSMCGYNVESLEGIGVPELTAQLEAVLSRYEGEGMVKLYTSGSFLDPMEIPEEVRDRILSSFDNAKQVLFESRPEFVTPETLQHLPDHSAVALGLESASDKVLRCSVRKGFGTKDYLRAAEAVNSRGFPVRTYLLLKPPYLTESAAIDDTLRSVKFAAPYSDSISINPLNVQKETLVEGLWRRGDYRPPWIWSLFEVLKSKAELPGVRLFSSPSGAGTQRGVHNCPDCDRRLLDILEKFNFEQDVELLGGHHCHCRKEWNSLVGLEELMRTSVDVSRHLGDELVL, encoded by the coding sequence ATGAAAAACCTGGACCTTAACAGACCGGTGACGATCTGGAAGGAGGACGACGTGGTCGATGGTAAGAAGGAGAAGGCCCTAGTGGCCATCTTCCGCACCCGTGGCTGCCATTGGTCTCGAAAGTGCGGATGTTCCATGTGTGGTTATAACGTGGAGAGCCTGGAAGGCATCGGCGTTCCTGAGCTCACAGCTCAGCTCGAGGCCGTTCTATCCCGATACGAAGGGGAAGGCATGGTCAAGCTCTACACCTCAGGAAGTTTCCTCGATCCAATGGAGATCCCGGAAGAGGTGCGGGACCGCATCCTTAGTTCATTTGATAATGCGAAGCAGGTGCTCTTCGAAAGCCGTCCAGAGTTCGTTACGCCTGAGACGCTGCAGCATCTGCCGGACCACTCTGCGGTGGCGTTAGGGTTGGAGAGCGCCTCGGACAAGGTGCTCCGTTGCAGCGTGAGAAAGGGTTTCGGTACCAAGGACTACCTGAGAGCTGCTGAGGCCGTCAATTCCCGCGGATTTCCTGTCCGCACATACCTATTGCTTAAACCACCATACCTCACTGAAAGCGCGGCGATCGATGACACCCTTAGGTCCGTAAAGTTCGCCGCCCCCTATTCGGACAGCATCTCCATCAACCCGCTCAATGTGCAGAAGGAGACCTTGGTGGAAGGGCTATGGCGCCGCGGTGATTACCGGCCTCCGTGGATCTGGTCATTGTTCGAGGTGCTAAAGAGCAAGGCGGAACTGCCGGGCGTGAGGCTGTTCTCCTCACCCAGTGGTGCTGGTACCCAAAGGGGGGTGCATAATTGTCCCGACTGCGACCGCAGATTGCTGGACATATTAGAAAAGTTCAACTTCGAGCAGGACGTTGAACTCCTTGGTGGTCACCATTGCCACTGCCGAAAGGAATGGAATTCACTGGTCGGCCTGGAGGAGCTCATGCGCACCTCTGTTGACGTGAGCCGGCATCTAGGAGACGAACTGGTGCTTTAG
- a CDS encoding prefoldin subunit beta: MDEISPKLQNQIAQFQQLQQQLQTVMSQKIRMDAMLKEMEMTIEELKKVSEDAVVFKSVGSLMIKISDNPALLKDIEEDKETTEVRVKSLDRQEKMLKEKFQSVQEQLNRALGAPPKQDDEDN; this comes from the coding sequence ATGGATGAGATCAGCCCCAAACTTCAGAACCAGATCGCCCAATTCCAGCAGCTTCAGCAGCAATTGCAGACGGTCATGAGCCAGAAGATCAGAATGGACGCCATGTTGAAAGAGATGGAAATGACCATCGAAGAATTGAAGAAGGTGTCCGAGGACGCCGTGGTGTTCAAGAGCGTCGGTTCCCTGATGATAAAGATCAGCGACAACCCCGCCCTCCTGAAGGATATCGAGGAGGACAAGGAGACCACCGAGGTCAGGGTTAAGAGCCTGGACCGTCAGGAGAAGATGCTCAAGGAGAAGTTCCAGAGCGTTCAGGAACAGCTGAACCGCGCCTTGGGCGCCCCTCCGAAGCAGGATGATGAGGACAACTGA
- the rpl4p gene encoding 50S ribosomal protein L4: protein MVDNAQVNIYSLTGEVLRTQSLPGVFATQFRPDVIHRAVVAEQANKRQPYGSKPGAGIRHSVSTWGKGRGVSRVQRLAQGAKGAESPNNVGGRRAFPPRVDKDWSKKVNQKERILARFSALAATADAEKVKARGHRFNEELTLPVVIEDRLEDVRSTAEVLDVLMSLGLQDDVIRSKDGIRVRAGRGKMRGRRYRMPRSLLIVVSNHDVALIKGARNLPGVEVMNAEGLNSGLLAPGGLPGRLTVFTESALKIVGEW from the coding sequence ATGGTCGATAACGCACAGGTCAACATATATTCGTTAACGGGCGAGGTCCTAAGGACCCAATCCCTACCCGGGGTGTTCGCCACCCAGTTCCGACCCGATGTCATCCACAGGGCTGTAGTGGCCGAGCAGGCCAACAAGAGGCAGCCCTATGGGTCCAAGCCGGGTGCCGGAATCAGGCATTCGGTGTCAACCTGGGGCAAAGGCCGAGGCGTGTCCAGGGTCCAGAGATTGGCCCAGGGCGCCAAGGGTGCCGAGTCCCCTAACAACGTGGGAGGCCGCCGTGCCTTCCCGCCCAGAGTGGACAAGGACTGGAGCAAGAAGGTCAACCAGAAGGAGCGCATATTGGCTCGCTTTTCGGCATTGGCCGCCACCGCTGATGCGGAGAAGGTCAAGGCCCGCGGTCACCGCTTCAATGAAGAGCTGACTTTGCCAGTGGTCATAGAGGACCGCCTGGAGGACGTTCGCAGCACTGCTGAGGTGCTAGATGTCCTGATGAGCCTCGGTCTGCAGGACGATGTCATCCGCAGCAAGGATGGGATCCGTGTTCGAGCCGGCCGCGGCAAGATGAGGGGACGGCGCTACCGCATGCCCCGAAGCCTGCTCATAGTGGTCTCGAACCACGACGTCGCTCTGATCAAGGGCGCCAGGAACCTTCCAGGTGTCGAGGTTATGAACGCCGAGGGATTGAATTCAGGACTGCTGGCCCCCGGTGGATTGCCCGGAAGACTGACGGTGTTCACTGAGTCCGCGCTCAAGATAGTAGGAGAGTGGTGA
- a CDS encoding DHH family phosphoesterase — MLDDIIGRLASSDKLILVHGNADPDALGSAYALSKAFPPASILAVEGLDRTSKNVSARLGIELLTCPDHEYPLIVVVDTSSPEQLGSYGQIAGEMIIIDHHCPSEKWVGRGTYLCDDSKKSCAELVLDIIEKAEIEITRTMALALCAGILTDTGHFRFSNPASLRAFARLIEGSNLNIEEVLSLTESPTDISERVAQMKGGQRLRFERVGQHIVAISQGSSFESSVCKSLLSLGADIAFVASQRSGEFRLSARARQEMVRKGLHLGQLLGDVGQETDNDGGGHGGAAGLVGEGDAEAILNICMHKSMAFLRTLK, encoded by the coding sequence ATGCTTGACGACATCATCGGAAGGTTGGCCTCCTCTGACAAACTTATATTGGTCCACGGCAACGCGGACCCGGACGCATTAGGCAGCGCCTATGCTCTGAGCAAAGCCTTCCCTCCAGCCTCAATACTTGCGGTGGAGGGGTTGGACCGTACCTCAAAGAACGTCTCCGCCCGTTTGGGCATCGAACTTCTGACCTGTCCGGACCATGAATATCCCCTCATCGTTGTGGTGGACACTTCTTCTCCTGAACAATTGGGAAGTTATGGCCAGATCGCGGGGGAGATGATCATTATCGACCATCATTGCCCCTCAGAAAAGTGGGTAGGGAGAGGAACTTACCTCTGCGATGACAGTAAAAAGAGTTGCGCCGAATTAGTGCTGGACATCATAGAGAAGGCCGAAATTGAGATCACTCGGACCATGGCATTGGCCCTATGCGCCGGAATACTTACTGACACGGGGCATTTCCGTTTCTCCAACCCCGCTTCGCTTCGAGCGTTCGCCCGCTTGATAGAGGGGTCCAACCTCAACATCGAAGAGGTGCTCTCGCTCACCGAATCGCCCACCGATATCTCAGAGAGAGTAGCCCAGATGAAAGGCGGGCAGCGGCTTCGCTTCGAAAGGGTAGGTCAACATATCGTGGCCATATCCCAAGGCAGTTCCTTCGAATCATCGGTATGCAAGTCGCTCCTGTCACTGGGGGCGGACATTGCGTTCGTCGCTTCACAGCGTAGCGGGGAGTTCCGTTTGAGTGCTCGAGCCCGGCAGGAAATGGTGCGAAAGGGATTGCACCTGGGACAGTTGCTGGGCGACGTGGGTCAAGAGACCGATAACGACGGCGGCGGACACGGCGGGGCGGCCGGGCTCGTCGGCGAAGGGGATGCCGAGGCCATACTCAACATTTGCATGCACAAGTCCATGGCCTTTTTGAGAACGCTGAAATAA
- a CDS encoding tyrosine--tRNA ligase produces MDIEERYALVARNTEEIITSEDLKQVLQNKSSPTGYIGFEPSGLVHIGWMVTAQKIRNFVDANFDFIIFLADWHAYINDKLGGDIENIRVCAEYMKDCFEALGVPREKVQYKLASQIMDDIDYWETVIKVGKASSLQRVKRAMTIMGRSEDEADVDSSKMMYPLMQAADLIFMDVDVAYAGLDQRRAHMLAREAAEKMGVKKAVAVHTPLLPGLKGGNRMDPVNSKMSKSDPDGSLLIHDSPEDIKRKLGKAFCPPEAEGNPVMAICRYVLFERMDVLRFERPEKFGGDLEFQNYDELERTYLSGKLHPMDLKNGTAAALAEVLAPTREYFQRKPENLERILKVLADVRKLR; encoded by the coding sequence ATGGACATCGAAGAGCGGTACGCACTCGTGGCCCGGAACACCGAGGAGATCATCACCTCTGAAGATCTAAAGCAGGTACTTCAGAACAAGAGCTCCCCCACCGGATATATCGGCTTCGAACCCTCCGGACTGGTGCACATCGGTTGGATGGTCACTGCCCAGAAGATCCGCAACTTCGTGGACGCCAATTTTGATTTTATCATATTCTTGGCCGATTGGCACGCCTACATAAACGACAAGTTGGGCGGAGACATCGAGAACATAAGGGTCTGCGCCGAGTACATGAAGGACTGCTTCGAGGCCTTGGGCGTGCCCAGGGAGAAAGTGCAATATAAACTGGCATCTCAGATCATGGACGACATCGATTACTGGGAGACGGTGATCAAGGTCGGAAAGGCCTCCTCGTTGCAACGGGTGAAGAGGGCCATGACCATCATGGGCCGAAGCGAGGACGAGGCTGATGTCGACTCCAGTAAGATGATGTACCCGCTCATGCAGGCTGCCGACCTCATCTTCATGGACGTCGACGTGGCATACGCCGGGTTGGACCAGAGAAGAGCTCACATGCTAGCTCGCGAAGCGGCGGAGAAGATGGGCGTCAAGAAGGCCGTCGCGGTGCACACTCCCCTTTTACCAGGATTGAAAGGCGGGAACCGCATGGACCCGGTGAACAGTAAGATGTCCAAGAGCGACCCCGACGGAAGCCTGCTCATACACGATTCACCGGAAGACATCAAGCGCAAGCTTGGCAAGGCCTTCTGCCCTCCGGAGGCGGAGGGCAACCCGGTAATGGCCATATGTCGCTATGTGCTGTTCGAACGGATGGACGTCCTGCGCTTCGAGAGACCGGAGAAGTTCGGCGGCGATCTGGAGTTCCAGAACTACGATGAGCTGGAGCGCACCTACCTATCCGGGAAACTGCATCCCATGGACCTGAAGAACGGGACGGCCGCCGCTTTGGCGGAAGTGCTAGCGCCAACACGCGAATACTTCCAACGAAAACCGGAGAACCTGGAGCGCATACTGAAGGTCCTAGCTGATGTCAGGAAGCTTCGCTGA
- a CDS encoding DUF5611 family protein, whose product MEYEIKRGSYGNLEGDGLINMMDTAFGPTKKEGDKCVSSFGAMTRIEVRLKSKTLLDITTDTDKGASVELAQETIRRWNAFLEQVTGFTSKERRTRLQKKAKEGKL is encoded by the coding sequence ATGGAGTACGAGATAAAACGAGGAAGCTACGGCAATCTTGAGGGCGACGGCCTGATCAACATGATGGACACGGCGTTCGGACCGACCAAGAAGGAAGGCGACAAGTGTGTCTCATCCTTCGGTGCCATGACCCGAATAGAGGTGCGTTTGAAAAGCAAGACGCTCCTAGACATCACCACGGACACCGATAAGGGAGCCAGCGTGGAATTGGCCCAGGAGACGATCAGGCGGTGGAACGCCTTCTTGGAGCAGGTGACCGGGTTCACATCCAAGGAGCGGCGCACACGTCTTCAGAAGAAGGCCAAGGAAGGCAAGCTCTAG
- the rrp4 gene encoding exosome complex RNA-binding protein Rrp4, translating to MNNESFTRELVLPGDELDTGTMKPGEGTYVHDGKIFAAMLGIKNVKSNFVNVIPLGGRYIPAPGDMIIGKVMDIGPSNWLIDIFSPYPAPLHVNEVPWRVEFGDTARYLGIGDTLLAKVLMVDETKRVQVTMKEQGLRKLQGGQIVEIAHSKVPRVIGKNGSMIQMIKTYTNCRIFIGQNGRIWMDGNMEDMVHAVQAIKMIDEGAQTLKLTERVKEFLESVYRKEE from the coding sequence ATGAATAACGAGAGCTTTACCAGAGAACTGGTGCTACCCGGTGATGAATTGGACACCGGGACCATGAAGCCCGGTGAGGGAACCTACGTCCACGACGGAAAGATCTTCGCCGCCATGTTGGGCATCAAGAACGTAAAATCCAATTTTGTGAACGTCATCCCCCTGGGAGGCCGGTACATTCCCGCCCCTGGAGATATGATCATCGGCAAGGTGATGGACATCGGTCCCTCCAACTGGTTGATCGACATATTCTCACCATACCCCGCCCCACTGCATGTCAACGAGGTGCCTTGGAGGGTGGAGTTCGGGGACACCGCCCGGTACCTGGGGATAGGCGATACTTTGCTTGCCAAGGTTCTAATGGTTGACGAGACAAAACGTGTGCAGGTGACCATGAAGGAGCAGGGGCTGCGCAAGCTCCAGGGCGGACAGATCGTGGAGATCGCCCACAGCAAGGTTCCCCGGGTCATCGGCAAGAACGGGTCCATGATCCAGATGATCAAGACCTACACCAACTGCCGTATATTCATCGGACAGAACGGTAGGATATGGATGGACGGGAACATGGAAGATATGGTTCACGCCGTACAGGCAATTAAGATGATAGACGAGGGAGCGCAGACCCTGAAACTGACCGAGCGGGTGAAGGAATTCCTGGAATCGGTATATCGCAAGGAAGAATGA
- the rrp42 gene encoding exosome complex protein Rrp42, protein MARSVVSEIKRDHINKLVADGHRVDGRAWDEFRNISIQTNVVETAEGSSRVKIGNTEVIVGVKMTVGEPFSDTPNRGVLTTNAELIPMASPNFESGPPDENSIELSRVVDRGIRESQMIDLEKLCIEPGKKVWINFVDIYVLDFDGNLFDACSLGAVAAIKSAIVPASAHGLGEDYPMPTTCTPISVTAVQIENSILVDPSLDEEKVAAARLTVTTDDNGDLRAMQKGLRGALTVEQINTIIETSRRLGSEIRKLVG, encoded by the coding sequence ATGGCAAGATCAGTCGTTTCTGAGATCAAGAGGGATCACATCAACAAACTTGTCGCAGACGGCCACCGCGTAGATGGACGTGCATGGGACGAGTTCCGAAATATATCTATCCAGACCAATGTGGTAGAGACCGCTGAGGGATCTTCCCGGGTCAAGATCGGCAACACCGAGGTCATCGTCGGAGTGAAGATGACCGTGGGCGAGCCTTTCTCCGACACCCCCAACAGGGGAGTCCTCACGACCAACGCCGAGCTCATTCCAATGGCCTCGCCAAACTTCGAGTCCGGTCCCCCGGACGAGAACTCGATCGAGCTGTCCAGGGTCGTTGACCGCGGTATCAGGGAAAGCCAGATGATAGACCTGGAGAAACTCTGCATAGAGCCCGGCAAGAAGGTGTGGATCAATTTCGTGGACATCTACGTGCTGGATTTCGACGGAAACCTGTTCGACGCCTGCTCCCTGGGAGCGGTTGCGGCCATAAAGAGCGCCATAGTACCAGCGTCGGCACATGGATTGGGCGAGGATTACCCCATGCCCACCACCTGCACCCCGATCTCCGTGACCGCGGTGCAAATCGAAAACTCTATATTGGTTGACCCGAGTCTCGACGAAGAAAAGGTCGCGGCAGCTAGGCTGACCGTTACCACTGATGACAACGGAGACCTGCGGGCCATGCAGAAGGGCCTACGCGGGGCGCTCACGGTGGAACAGATCAATACCATCATCGAGACCTCTCGAAGATTAGGTAGTGAGATTAGAAAACTAGTCGGGTGA
- a CDS encoding 50S ribosomal protein L37ae: protein MAKRTDKAGTSGRYGARYGVVVRKLTRDIEKVQRSRSECPSCHHISVKRVSSGIWACRHCDTKFAGGCYTPRVREAVSKEILAAAAKEI, encoded by the coding sequence ATGGCAAAAAGAACTGATAAGGCCGGGACCTCCGGCAGGTACGGAGCCAGATACGGCGTGGTAGTCAGGAAGCTTACCAGGGACATCGAGAAGGTCCAAAGATCCAGGTCCGAGTGCCCCAGCTGCCACCACATTAGCGTGAAGAGAGTATCCTCGGGGATATGGGCATGCAGGCACTGCGACACCAAGTTCGCGGGCGGCTGTTACACCCCCAGGGTGAGAGAGGCGGTCTCGAAAGAGATCTTGGCCGCCGCAGCTAAGGAGATCTAA
- a CDS encoding KEOPS complex subunit Pcc1 → MFRATLGVSSPYASTVAKAIGPEAGREIPRTRAEVRHSEGSMTLILDADDLSALRAALNSYIRWMSIAEKMSETVGDIDG, encoded by the coding sequence ATGTTCCGAGCCACCCTAGGGGTGAGCTCCCCCTACGCCTCCACCGTGGCCAAGGCCATAGGACCGGAGGCCGGAAGGGAAATACCCCGTACAAGAGCGGAAGTGCGCCATTCTGAAGGGTCGATGACCCTGATATTGGATGCGGATGACCTCTCGGCCTTACGGGCAGCTTTAAATTCCTACATCCGATGGATGAGCATCGCAGAAAAGATGAGTGAAACGGTCGGTGATATTGATGGATGA
- a CDS encoding DNA-directed RNA polymerase subunit P — MTYKCGQCEKPIRSNVNAVGMQCENCGSKMFYKERPNVKKVIKGR; from the coding sequence TTGACATACAAGTGCGGCCAATGTGAGAAACCTATCCGTTCCAACGTCAACGCCGTGGGGATGCAGTGTGAGAACTGCGGATCCAAGATGTTCTACAAGGAGCGGCCTAACGTCAAGAAGGTTATCAAAGGCCGTTGA
- a CDS encoding 50S ribosomal protein L3, with translation MSNIRRPRRGSKGFGPRKRAVSQTPRLDAWPEISEGPKVQGFAGYKAGMTHAFIVDHRNKSTTSGQEIRVPVTVLEVPPMVVAAVRIYENTRYGLKTSGEVWANQLDENLSRLLPVPKKVDAEQAWEKMKGVDTEDVRVLAFTQPKLVQGVPKKRPELMELRIGGGTMDARVEFAKALLGKFISINDFAKVGGMIDVVAITKGKGFQGATKRWGLKLLSHKNSKHRRMVGNLGPKRPGYVRGTVPQSGQMGYHQRTEVNKLILKIGESGQEVSPKGGFLHYGVVRNPFVLIHGSVPGPTKRLVRMRDPVRRQQADLKEAPDMVYISTESKQGA, from the coding sequence ATGTCGAACATTAGACGTCCGAGAAGAGGCTCAAAGGGTTTTGGCCCTAGGAAAAGGGCCGTTAGCCAGACACCGAGGCTGGATGCTTGGCCCGAGATTAGCGAAGGCCCTAAAGTCCAAGGTTTTGCCGGTTATAAAGCAGGAATGACTCACGCATTCATCGTGGATCACCGCAACAAGAGCACCACTTCTGGTCAGGAGATCAGGGTGCCTGTCACTGTTCTAGAAGTACCCCCAATGGTGGTTGCCGCGGTACGTATCTACGAGAATACCCGCTATGGGCTAAAGACCTCTGGAGAGGTCTGGGCCAATCAGCTGGACGAGAACTTGTCCAGGCTATTGCCCGTTCCCAAGAAGGTCGACGCCGAGCAGGCCTGGGAGAAGATGAAAGGTGTGGACACCGAGGACGTTAGGGTCCTGGCGTTCACCCAACCCAAGCTGGTCCAAGGAGTGCCGAAGAAGCGCCCCGAGCTCATGGAGCTGCGCATAGGCGGCGGCACCATGGATGCGAGGGTAGAGTTCGCCAAGGCGTTGCTGGGTAAGTTCATCAGCATCAACGACTTCGCCAAGGTTGGCGGGATGATCGATGTCGTCGCCATCACCAAGGGGAAGGGGTTCCAAGGCGCTACCAAGCGCTGGGGCCTGAAGTTGCTGTCCCACAAGAACTCCAAGCACCGCCGCATGGTCGGTAACCTGGGACCTAAGAGGCCTGGTTACGTCCGAGGCACCGTTCCTCAGTCCGGTCAGATGGGATACCATCAGAGGACCGAGGTCAACAAGCTCATATTGAAGATCGGGGAAAGTGGGCAGGAGGTCAGCCCCAAGGGCGGCTTCCTACACTACGGTGTGGTAAGAAACCCCTTCGTACTGATCCACGGATCCGTGCCTGGCCCGACAAAGAGGCTGGTGCGGATGAGGGACCCGGTAAGAAGGCAGCAGGCGGACCTGAAGGAAGCGCCTGATATGGTGTACATATCCACCGAATCCAAGCAGGGGGCGTAA
- the rrp41 gene encoding exosome complex exonuclease Rrp41, protein MGGNSDMKLIDENGIRTDGRKVDELRPIKIEAGVLKNADGSAYVEVGKNKVLAAVYGPRECHPRHMQNPAKAIIQCRYNMISFSVSDRKRPGPDRRSVEISKLISEALDYVVFTENYPRTSIDVYIEVLQANAGTRCAGLTAAAVALADAGIPMRDIVPSVAVGKVNDTVVLDLNKEEDNFGQADLPIAMIPRTGEVLLMQMDGHLTKAEFDQAMEMGIKACKEIYEVQKDALRRRYAIVNGEGDEESKEEPVEEPMEESKEEPVEESTDQPEMTEED, encoded by the coding sequence ATGGGTGGAAATTCTGATATGAAGCTCATCGATGAAAACGGTATTAGGACAGACGGTCGGAAGGTGGATGAGCTCCGGCCAATCAAGATCGAGGCCGGAGTGCTCAAGAACGCCGATGGCTCAGCGTACGTGGAGGTAGGAAAGAACAAGGTATTGGCAGCGGTGTACGGACCAAGGGAATGTCACCCCCGCCACATGCAGAACCCTGCCAAGGCTATCATACAGTGTAGATACAATATGATCTCCTTTTCGGTGTCTGACCGCAAGAGGCCGGGCCCGGACCGAAGGTCGGTGGAGATATCCAAATTGATTTCCGAGGCGTTGGATTACGTGGTGTTCACTGAGAACTACCCCCGTACCTCCATTGATGTATACATAGAGGTTTTGCAGGCCAACGCCGGTACAAGATGCGCTGGATTGACCGCAGCCGCCGTGGCTTTGGCTGATGCAGGCATTCCTATGAGGGACATCGTGCCCTCCGTTGCCGTCGGGAAGGTCAACGACACCGTGGTCCTGGACCTCAACAAGGAGGAGGACAATTTCGGTCAGGCGGACCTGCCTATCGCCATGATCCCTAGGACCGGAGAGGTCCTATTGATGCAGATGGACGGGCACCTGACCAAGGCCGAGTTCGACCAAGCCATGGAGATGGGGATCAAAGCCTGTAAGGAGATATATGAAGTACAGAAGGACGCCCTTCGCCGCCGCTACGCCATAGTGAATGGTGAGGGCGATGAAGAGTCCAAGGAAGAGCCTGTGGAAGAGCCTATGGAAGAGTCCAAGGAAGAGCCTGTGGAAGAGTCCACGGACCAACCCGAAATGACCGAGGAGGATTGA
- a CDS encoding FAD-dependent oxidoreductase: MARKIVVIGGGAAGMTAASTAREHGQDDITLITEDEHVAYSPCAIPFVLEGKIKDFQSIVMHTPEFYQSERNIKVLVRTTVDKVDLDKRHLTTKDGRDIEFDVLILATGGMVFVPPVDGRDLKGVFPVRWISDGQAIMDHMPKVQQVVVAGAGVIGLEMAVALQEQGKQVTVVEMFDQVFPRILDRDMADLVRSHCESLGIKFVMGAPLSRIEGKEDVTGVTVGNVHIPCQMVVMATGVRANLKLPEQMGLDIGPLGAVRVSPSLQPYRKGRLVPDIYLAGDVVMCQSAVTAGPTMSQLGSTAVRQGRVAGIRATGGKATFPGTASPFISVIGGLQVGGTGISRSLADYYGLKVKEALAEGSSRARYYPGGKMTTVKLLADADSGRLIGGQIIGGEDVTGRVNWITAALLEGVNVQEFVERMENAYCPPTSMVVDTVNAAAEKLARLFRD; this comes from the coding sequence ATGGCCAGGAAGATCGTGGTTATCGGAGGAGGTGCGGCCGGCATGACCGCCGCCTCTACCGCCAGGGAGCACGGGCAGGACGACATCACTCTCATCACCGAGGACGAGCATGTGGCCTATTCACCCTGCGCCATACCGTTCGTGCTGGAAGGGAAGATCAAGGATTTCCAGAGCATCGTGATGCATACCCCTGAGTTCTACCAGAGCGAAAGGAACATCAAGGTCCTGGTCAGAACCACCGTCGACAAGGTAGACCTAGACAAGAGGCATCTGACCACCAAGGACGGTCGGGACATCGAGTTCGACGTATTGATATTGGCTACTGGCGGAATGGTCTTCGTTCCTCCAGTTGACGGTCGGGACCTTAAGGGAGTGTTCCCGGTCAGATGGATATCCGACGGGCAGGCCATCATGGACCATATGCCCAAGGTGCAGCAGGTGGTCGTGGCCGGAGCCGGGGTCATCGGTCTGGAGATGGCCGTAGCCTTACAAGAACAGGGGAAACAGGTCACCGTGGTGGAGATGTTCGACCAGGTCTTCCCCCGAATATTGGATAGGGACATGGCCGATCTGGTACGGTCCCACTGCGAATCATTGGGCATCAAGTTCGTCATGGGAGCGCCGCTCTCCCGGATCGAGGGGAAGGAGGACGTCACCGGGGTCACCGTAGGGAACGTCCACATCCCTTGTCAGATGGTCGTCATGGCCACGGGAGTGAGGGCCAACCTCAAGTTGCCAGAGCAGATGGGGCTGGACATAGGTCCCTTGGGTGCGGTCAGGGTCAGCCCCAGTCTTCAGCCCTACCGCAAAGGCCGTTTGGTTCCGGATATCTATCTGGCAGGCGACGTGGTCATGTGTCAAAGCGCGGTCACCGCCGGACCAACGATGAGCCAGCTGGGTTCCACCGCGGTACGTCAGGGCCGTGTGGCCGGGATCCGCGCCACTGGTGGAAAGGCCACTTTCCCGGGGACGGCCAGCCCTTTCATCAGCGTCATCGGCGGACTTCAGGTGGGCGGGACCGGGATCTCCCGTTCCCTAGCGGATTACTACGGCCTCAAGGTCAAGGAGGCGTTGGCCGAAGGATCTTCACGGGCCAGATACTATCCTGGGGGAAAGATGACCACGGTCAAACTACTGGCCGATGCCGATAGCGGACGATTGATCGGTGGACAGATCATAGGCGGCGAGGATGTCACTGGCCGGGTGAACTGGATCACCGCCGCGCTGTTGGAGGGTGTCAACGTCCAAGAGTTCGTGGAACGCATGGAGAACGCATACTGCCCCCCGACCTCCATGGTGGTGGACACGGTCAATGCGGCGGCGGAGAAGCTGGCTAGATTGTTCCGTGATTGA